Proteins encoded within one genomic window of Bacteroidota bacterium:
- a CDS encoding FAD-dependent oxidoreductase: protein VLKNKDKDKKNMKTGVYLCGCGGNISKVVDLDNVKEYVDKEKDVEITQIHTNMCSGAGQKLIIDDIKKHGLDKIVVSACSPQFHEKTFRSAMAKADLNPHVLEIANFREHCSWPLKKQPEIATEKAKSLVNVAIDKVSLNYPLEKKMFKMENKVCVIGAGIAGIQASLDLSAAGKDVILIEKDPTIGGKMTILSKTFPTEDCSACIISAKMAEAEGDPNIKVYTNTKITKTSGHRLHFDIEAEVTPRFVIPDINMDICLTCKKCEEVCPVSVPNEWEKGIMDRKAIYTPAPLAIPFKYLIDEKNCLQFKDGSCTKCADVCPENFIDFTQKMEKVNFTVDNIIIATGFDDIDPNIKPMFKYEELENVVTGLEMERIVDHCNENPPPKEIGNKVAFIQCVGSRDKQIGNEYCSRVCCMYATKQASLLKMEKPETDIYIFYTDLRAYGKGFEEYYKRAQEMGIKYIRGKVAEINKDPRSSRIILRAEDTLSRKLIETDFDMIVLANGMRPNQSSGTVLDSLKLDRSSDGFVKEAHLKYRPVDTLVEGVFVAGAAQGPKDIPDTVAQASAAAARSIGSLNQKEFEIDPILAFVDSDKCDGCEDCLTACPKNAIQMDSNNKAVVDGALCVGGGSCIGSCHAEAIDLKGYTNEQMYASIDAILELKKKDEHRVVFFADDASSYRLADMVGVRKMAYDHNVYIMRVPSGSRITHNLIAYAFIKGADGVIIGDNVKDSSAYPWSKEISLKQIELVNEKLKKSGIKGDRIFYSELKSGMIQQFLDVVNGTVDTVKKYPKITEVEVKKLEEL from the coding sequence GTTTTGAAGAATAAAGATAAAGATAAAAAGAATATGAAAACCGGTGTATATTTATGTGGATGTGGTGGAAATATATCTAAAGTTGTTGACCTGGATAATGTAAAAGAATATGTTGATAAAGAAAAAGATGTTGAAATTACTCAAATTCATACAAACATGTGTTCGGGTGCAGGTCAAAAATTAATAATTGACGACATTAAGAAACATGGTTTAGATAAAATTGTTGTTTCTGCTTGTTCGCCTCAATTTCATGAAAAAACTTTTAGATCTGCGATGGCAAAAGCAGATTTAAATCCACATGTATTAGAAATTGCAAATTTTAGAGAACATTGTTCGTGGCCATTAAAAAAACAACCGGAAATTGCGACAGAGAAGGCAAAAAGTTTAGTTAATGTTGCAATTGATAAAGTATCATTAAATTATCCGCTTGAAAAGAAAATGTTTAAAATGGAAAATAAAGTTTGTGTGATAGGTGCAGGAATTGCAGGAATTCAAGCATCATTAGATTTATCTGCAGCCGGAAAAGATGTTATACTTATAGAAAAAGATCCGACAATTGGTGGAAAGATGACCATTTTATCTAAAACATTTCCAACTGAAGATTGTTCAGCTTGTATTATATCGGCAAAAATGGCAGAGGCGGAGGGTGATCCGAATATAAAAGTTTATACGAATACCAAAATCACAAAAACATCAGGTCATAGATTACATTTTGATATTGAAGCGGAAGTGACTCCAAGATTTGTAATCCCAGATATTAATATGGATATCTGTTTAACTTGTAAAAAATGTGAAGAAGTTTGTCCTGTTTCAGTCCCAAATGAGTGGGAAAAAGGAATTATGGATAGAAAAGCAATTTACACTCCTGCCCCTCTTGCCATTCCATTTAAATATTTAATTGATGAAAAAAATTGCTTACAATTTAAAGATGGTTCCTGTACAAAATGTGCTGATGTGTGTCCTGAAAATTTTATTGATTTTACACAAAAGATGGAGAAAGTGAATTTTACAGTTGATAATATTATTATAGCAACGGGTTTTGATGATATTGATCCAAATATTAAACCAATGTTTAAATATGAAGAACTTGAAAATGTGGTGACAGGATTGGAAATGGAAAGAATTGTTGATCACTGTAACGAAAATCCACCACCAAAAGAGATTGGAAATAAAGTTGCTTTTATACAGTGTGTCGGTTCGAGAGACAAGCAAATTGGTAATGAATATTGTTCTCGAGTATGTTGTATGTATGCTACGAAACAGGCATCATTATTAAAAATGGAGAAGCCGGAAACAGATATTTACATTTTCTATACTGATTTGAGAGCTTATGGAAAGGGATTTGAAGAGTATTACAAACGAGCTCAAGAGATGGGAATAAAATATATTCGTGGAAAAGTTGCAGAGATAAATAAAGACCCACGAAGTTCAAGAATAATTTTAAGAGCAGAAGATACATTATCGAGAAAATTGATAGAGACAGATTTTGATATGATTGTTTTAGCAAATGGAATGCGACCAAATCAGTCAAGTGGAACTGTTTTAGATTCTCTTAAATTGGATAGATCATCAGATGGTTTTGTTAAAGAAGCACATTTAAAATACAGGCCGGTTGATACACTTGTTGAGGGTGTTTTTGTAGCCGGTGCTGCTCAAGGTCCGAAAGATATTCCGGATACAGTAGCCCAAGCAAGTGCGGCGGCAGCAAGATCAATTGGTTCATTAAATCAAAAAGAATTTGAAATAGATCCGATTTTAGCATTTGTGGATTCTGATAAATGTGATGGTTGTGAAGATTGTCTGACTGCTTGTCCTAAAAATGCAATTCAGATGGATAGTAATAATAAGGCAGTTGTTGATGGTGCATTATGTGTTGGTGGCGGTTCTTGTATTGGTTCTTGTCATGCAGAAGCGATTGATCTTAAAGGATATACAAATGAACAAATGTATGCTTCAATAGATGCAATTTTAGAATTGAAAAAGAAAGATGAACATAGAGTAGTATTCTTTGCAGATGATGCCTCTTCATATCGACTTGCCGATATGGTTGGTGTGAGAAAAATGGCTTATGATCATAATGTATATATTATGAGAGTTCCAAGTGGATCTAGAATAACACACAATTTAATTGCTTATGCATTTATAAAAGGTGCTGATGGAGTAATAATTGGTGATAATGTTAAAGATAGTTCTGCATATCCTTGGAGTAAAGAGATATCACTTAAACAGATTGAATTAGTGAATGAAAAATTAAAAAAGTCCGGAATTAAGGGTGATAGAATTTTCTATTCTGAATTAAAATCCGGTATGATACAACAATTTCTTGATGTAGTAAATGGAACTGTTGAT